The proteins below come from a single Acidimicrobiales bacterium genomic window:
- a CDS encoding nucleoside deaminase, which yields MTDEEAMRLALAEAALAPRHGDVPVGAVALVGGEVVARRHNERERAQDPLAHAEVLALGDAAGALGTWRLDALTLVVSLEPCPMCAGALVAARVARVVFGAADPKAGACGSLYNLCADPRLNHAVDVTHGVLADEAGALLTAFFAGRRRPARTGRPARATGPRGSDLTR from the coding sequence GTGACCGACGAGGAGGCGATGCGGCTGGCCCTCGCCGAGGCCGCCCTCGCTCCCCGGCACGGCGACGTCCCCGTCGGCGCGGTGGCCCTGGTCGGCGGCGAGGTGGTGGCCCGCCGCCACAACGAGCGGGAGCGGGCACAGGACCCGCTGGCCCACGCCGAGGTGCTGGCGCTCGGCGACGCGGCCGGGGCGCTGGGAACGTGGCGGCTCGACGCCCTCACCCTGGTCGTGTCGCTGGAGCCGTGCCCCATGTGCGCCGGTGCTCTGGTCGCCGCCCGGGTCGCGCGTGTGGTGTTCGGCGCCGCCGACCCCAAGGCGGGCGCCTGCGGGTCGCTCTACAACCTGTGCGCCGATCCCAGACTGAACCACGCCGTCGACGTCACGCACGGAGTGCTGGCCGACGAGGCGGGCGCCCTCCTCACCGCCTTCTTCGCCGGCCGGCGCCGGCCCGCCCGCACGGGACGGCCGGCACGCGCCACCGGGCCGAGGGGGTCGGATCTGACACGGTGA